TTATAAAGATGATTCTCAAACTTTATTCgttataaagaaaagaaaaaagaaaagaaaagttgtTGGATTGGATTATGGGTAAACCAAACAAAACCTCTACTTTATCATAAGAATCAActtgaaattttattattttagagaTTAAGAAGCTAAAGCTTATGATTTTAAAGGTTAATTAATTGTTAGTATGGAAAATTATTAATGACAACTCATGCAACCATTATTCGTTCAACAAAGGCAGAGAACACGATGCTAATTAAGAAGGTCTTTAGTTCACCTGTTTAGTGTAGTTGATAGACATTTAAACAGATGAATTAGAGTATTtgataagtttaaaaaaataaaaatgataaattatagGTAACTAATATaaactatatttttaaaattatttctcgTTAGCtaatagtttatttatttttattttgaacatatttttttcatttaattcaaaaattaatacttttattttttccatttataattttaacatcttaattaagcattttaactttattaaaatatttttttattaataacataaaatataaaatatttattcacatctaaaaacttaaaattaattataaatttttttttaccaataataataattattttattatcttacctatatttttataattatttaattaatttttaaaaaatttaattattttcttattctaataataaaataaataatataatataataaattaataattatatatttattttaataatataataaataatataatatattaatttaataattatatattaaatttaataataatataattttaacaaataattattataaatcaaTCATCATTTATAAGCTAATAGTAATAATTATTAACTAACAATAACAGCAACCGATTAACAGTAATATAATAAGCCCAAAGCTGTTAATAAGCGTTTAGTGTAAGATTGTGATcaactatttattttttaaatgatttttaGAATTAATGAACTATTGGAACTTTTtaatctaaaataaaaaaaaatcgaatgataattaataaattaaacaacAAATTAAGAAAAgtttgatgaaaagaaaaagcataAAATCAATGTCCAGAAATCAGTTTAGATGTCTCTCTTAGGCTCAGGTTCTTGGAAATATTCTTGTCCTCGAAATTTCGAAGTTGATGAAACTGAAAGAGATAAGCTACTAGAACTCTCTTTCTCGCTCCACAGCACACGCTTATCTCTGCTACAGAACTCAGCCCTTGCCATTTCCCTGTCTTTTCCCACCCCAACTAGACATGTGTTCTCAACCTCGCACGAGTATCAGGAATTCGACACGTTGTAACAATACCCCACTTTGCTTTGCTTTTAGTTTAAGCACAAACCACAGTAGAGCCTCGCCAAGGAAGCAAGGATTCTTCTTCTTCTAATGTCAGTCTtttgtttttaactgatttttcaGTGCATTATCTCATTTTGAGGCCTTTTAAGGACGGCTATTCAGCACTCAACCGCTTGCCGTTTAATCAATAATTCCCTTGTGTTACGcttttcaaaacttcttccttattCAAATTCCAACGTCTAAAAAGAATGTGAAAGTGCAGTTTCTCTGCGAGACTATGGTCATTTCGTGCAGGAACTTGAGCAAATTCTAGCCTTTGGGTATCTTCGAGAAGTGGGTTTTCATTTTAGATATCTGGGTTCCTTTTTTGTTGGTTAattatgtaaatttttagtttgctactTGTGTTGGCTGAAGTTGGGTCTTTGGTGTTTGCAGGGAGCAGTTGGGGCAGTGTTTGAGATGGGTTTGTGGTAAATTTGTGGAGATCTGGTTGGCTTTGGAGTCTACAGAGGGGATATGGAGCCTCCAAAAGGGTTTTCTGCTACTCTGTGGAATCTTATTCGCTTTCTCCCTTTCTTCATTGGCCTTCTGCTTCTGGGTACTATTAAAGGTTGGTGTTATCGATTTTGATTCTTTATTTTGGGCTTGTTTTGTTTCTTTCTTCTGCTAATTGTTCCATTCTACTAAAAAAGGCTGTTATACTGATCAGAAAGGCATTTGCTCATAAAAGTTGTGGAATGTAATCAGTACCTTACTGTACCTATCATGTTTATATTTCAAATATGAATGTTAATTCTCTGCAAGTTAGCATTTACCGGATAAATAAATAGAAATGATAATTATTAGTTTCATGCTTATAAAATGTTTTGAAGGTGTTTACTTCCATAAAATAGAAAGGGCGTCCCTTTTGCAATTCTAATCAGTAAATGCATTTGATTGGAATATAGTCTATTTTGAACTTATTGGGTGCCGAACTTTTTGTGCAGGTATCATTTTCTGCCCATTGGCATGCCTTATCATGGCAGTTGGAAACTCTACTATTGTATTAGGTCTTTGGCCATTCCATACTTTTTGGACATATTATTCAATTATAAGGTGTTTTTTCTGAACCAACAGGAAACTCTCTGGCATCTATATTTGTTGTAGCATTCTCTGATTCTCTTAATTTCTTTAATGGGCAGAGCTAAACAATTAGGGCCACTTCTGAAGATTGTTCTCTGCCTATTCCTACCAGTTCCCTTGATTTTGTGGCTGGTGTTCAGCATTGTTGGAAGTATTGCAGCTGGAGCACTGTATGGCTTTCTTTCACCAGTATTTGCCACTTTTGATGCAGTTGGAGAAGGGAAGACTAAGGAGCTTTACCACTGTTTTGTTGTGTGTATTAGTACCATGTATTAATGATTTTATTATCTATTTGTTCCCATTTCACTCCTCACACATAACACTTTTTATGTTTCTATATTTACAGGATGGAACTTGGGACACTGTTAAAAAGAGTTGCACTATCGTCCGTGACTTTGGAGATGTTTGTTATCATTCTTATTTATCATATATGGATGACCTGCAACAACAACAACCTCCCGATAGGAAATATTATGAGATCAGGTCTgctcttttcctttttccttttcttaagagaaaaaaaaaaagaaaaaaaaaactgctTTATTTCTGTTCCGATTCATTTTGTTCACTCATATAAGCCAATAAATCCATTGCTTCGAGTATGACATTAATAATTCTCAGCAATTTGTGTGGTGAACCATAGCCTTCAATAGAGTTATCTTAGCCAGTAATTCAGGACAAACTCCTAGTCTGTGATGATCGAAGTAATTTTACATTGCATGTTGATGAGTTTGATGACATCTAACTTACAAGGTCAGAATAATTGTAAAAACAATATTTGTGATAGACAGGAGCTTTAGAAGATTTTTTAGCAAACAGAACAGGTGCCAACCCATATAAGACAAAAACTATCTACGACGCAAAAATTCAGAGAATTTTTAAGGCAGCCTGTGCATCCTCAAATTGCTGCctcctgaatgaaaattttacTTTATTAAGCCACTTTTCTTTTAGAGCCAAGAAAGAACTCTTCCCCCTCAACTTATCTTCTCCTTTTTCTTTATAAAATCTGAATATCAAATAGCGgaattaaatgcaagaaattttctCTGTACAGAAATATATGCCTCTCAAACCCTGCAAGCCTACAATTGATTTTCAATCAACTCTGTGGCCACCCATGAATTTCCTATTAAAGAATGAACTAGTTTCCAAAGTTATCTTGGTCAATACACCTCAGTAGTTTGTGTTGCATCAACTCAGTTTTGTCTTTACTATGACAACATATATTGAATATGATATGCCCTCTTTTTTGGAATTTGTCAATGCTCAAGAAGCTTCCCAAATAGAAATAAGTTAACCTCAAAGTAGTAAGATTGTTCCAACTCAACTTTCATCACTAGGGTCATCTTTTTTGACCAGCCCAATCATAGGACTTCACATAAAGTAAATTCCTTTTCTGTTGACCTTTCATCTATTTCTATCTTTTTGCATATATGTAACCACACTATATGACAAGCTATGAGATTTGGAGGAAGTCTATGATTTCCAATCTTGGGCATTCCTGACAGAACTAGTACCCAAGACGTGACATCAGTAGAGAATGgaacacaatcactctatatgtAGGTAACAACATAGATGTTAAGATATTGGGATTTCTAATTGGAAATTTTGAAGCTGAAAAACAGAAACTTTCTGATCAAGGAAGGCAATTTCATTTCAGTTGATTTTCCCTTACAATACATTAATTAAGTGTAAATTTTTTATTCCTCAGAGGCAGGACATTGGTTTACCTGCTGTTTTAATCAATATTTTGCAGATTGCTTTATCTTCCTGGTGCTATTATTGCTGGTTTACTTGGTTTCATGCTCGACTTTCCGCTTATTTCACTTATTGCCCTCTGCAAAAGTCCGTACATGCTCTTTAAGGGATGGCATCGTCTGTTTCATGATCTTATAGGAAGGGAAGGCCCTTTCTTGGAGACAATATGTGTGCCATTTGCAGGTCTTGCTATTCTTCTTTGGCCATTGGCTGTTGTTGGGGCAGTTTTGGGCTCCATGTTATCCAGTATCTTCATTGGTGCTTATGCAGGAGTGGTAGTTTATCAGGTCAAAAATCTTATTTTCACAGTGGTTTTAGTTTGTTTGCTGcatttcttttatctttttagtTTCTAGGTGTGACTGGGCTTTGGGCTCTGGATTGCAGGAATCCTCATTTTGGTTTGGGCTTTGCTATATTGTTGCATCCTGGGCTATTTATGATGAATACAGCAATGACATTTTGGACATGCAAGAAGGATCTTGCTTTCCGAGGTTTTGTTTAGTTTTCAAATACTTTATGGTTGTGATATGGGGCTTATGGACTTACAAGTTCCATAAATTTCTGATGTCAATAGGCCAAGGTACCAAAAAGCTGAACTGACAAAGAGTGCATCTCGTGCATCCTCTTTTTCAAAGCGTAATTCTTTTCGAAATCGTCTCAACCGTGCAGATTCACTAACACCTATGCTCGATCTGAAACCATTTGCGGTATTTTCTATTTGGCCTATTTAGTGAACAAGATTCTGCATTTCATTTTCTTCCATGTGATGATGATTGGTTTAGCCATGCAGTTTTGATGCACTCAAAATGCATCTACATTTAGCTAATAGTTTGCGTACTCAATAAAAATGTGTTTGCCTTTTGTTTAGCTGCTTGATGGCTTATTTAAGGAGTGTAAACACCATGGGGAGAATTTTCTTTCTGAAGGATTAATAACACCAAAAGACCTTGAAGATGCCATGCTTAAAAAGAGTGCCACAGTGGTTAGCATTGGCTTACCGGCTTATTGCCTTCTTCAGGCACTACTGCGCTCTGTGAAAGCCAATTCTGAGGGTATTTTGTTGGgtaagtgtatgctttctttgtgaCCTTCACAACCCACCCCACCCCACCCCACCCCgcacacaccccccccccccaaaaaaaaaaaaaaa
The Hevea brasiliensis isolate MT/VB/25A 57/8 chromosome 18, ASM3005281v1, whole genome shotgun sequence genome window above contains:
- the LOC110662898 gene encoding uncharacterized membrane protein At3g27390, producing the protein MEPPKGFSATLWNLIRFLPFFIGLLLLGTIKGIIFCPLACLIMAVGNSTIVLGLWPFHTFWTYYSIIRAKQLGPLLKIVLCLFLPVPLILWLVFSIVGSIAAGALYGFLSPVFATFDAVGEGKTKELYHCFVDGTWDTVKKSCTIVRDFGDVCYHSYLSYMDDLQQQQPPDRKYYEIRLLYLPGAIIAGLLGFMLDFPLISLIALCKSPYMLFKGWHRLFHDLIGREGPFLETICVPFAGLAILLWPLAVVGAVLGSMLSSIFIGAYAGVVVYQESSFWFGLCYIVASWAIYDEYSNDILDMQEGSCFPRPRYQKAELTKSASRASSFSKRNSFRNRLNRADSLTPMLDLKPFALLDGLFKECKHHGENFLSEGLITPKDLEDAMLKKSATVVSIGLPAYCLLQALLRSVKANSEGILLGDNTTELTISNRPKDAFFEWFVNPFIIMKDQIKALNLSEAEEDYLCKLVLLNGDTTKLKSANIGPAPESERRRAELDALARRLQGITKSISRYPTSRRHFQNFVKRLLEDLVKKNVDSKSSNGTPAFSRSKSALAIFQKSFKNRSSSNDSDQTPQPIERDVEIV